Sequence from the Ereboglobus luteus genome:
TTTTTGGTATTGGAGTGTTTCATTGTTAGGGATGTGTTTTTCGGAGAGTTATTTCTTTTTCGGAGGCGGTGCGTAGGGAGGGGGGGAAGGTCGGGAATCGGAGGCGGCGGCGGGAATGAGAGGTCGCGCACCCAGATGTTGCGGAAGGAGACAAGGTCGCCGCCGTGGTTTTGGAGCGTGAAGGGCAGCTTGCCGGCGTGGGCCTTGTATGCGGGCAGGCCCCGATACTCGGTGGGGCCGCGGAGCACGGTGTCGTGCTGGACGACCACGCCGTTGTGGATCGCGGTCATGCGCGCGGGCGAGGCGAGCGAGCCGTCGGCATTAAAGCGCGGCGCGATGAACACGATGTCGTAGGTTTGCCATTCGCCGGGTATGCGGGATGCGTTCACCAGGGGCGGAAATTGTTTGTAGATCGATCCGGCCTGTCCGTTGGCGTAGGTCGGGTTTTCGTGGGAGTCGAGCACTTGCAGTTCGTAGAGTCCCATGATGAGCACACCGCTGTTGCCGCGGCCCTGGCCCTCTTTTTTGATGACGGCGGGCGAGCGCCATTCGAGGTGGATCTGCACGTCGCCAAACGAGGCCTTGGTGCGCAGGTTGCCAGTCTTGGGAACGACGGTCATGGAGCGTTCCGCGGGGTCGAGTTTCCAGCGCGGCGTGGCGTTTTTCTTGTCGGTTGACTCCCACGCGTCGAGATTGCTGCCGTCGAAAAGCACAACGGCGTCGGACGGAATTCCGGTCGACGCGGGCACGCTGACGACGGGCGGAACCGGTTCCCATTGTTCGGTGAGTTCGGGCCTTGGAAGCGGCGGAAGCTCGGTTGCGTTTTGTTGCGCGTGCGCGACAAGCGCGCAAGCGAACAAGCTCATGAGGGCAGGGATGCGTATTTGCATAAGAAGCGAAAAATTTAGGGCAGCAATTAACTACCCGCATCGAATCAGGGCGAGGCGAAAAAGCCTGAATATTTAGTCACATATTTTGCAGCTCGTAACTCAATATGCTCAGTGCGTAAACCGCCGCGGTTTCGCAACGCAGCACGAGCGGCCCGAGCGTCACCGGCTCGATGGCGGCGCCGCGCGCCGCGTCCATTTCAGCCGGGGAAAAATCACCCTCGGGGCCGATGAGCCAGAGCACGTTTCGGGGCGCGTTGTTTTCGTGCGCGGCGCGGAAGTCGGCGAGGATGGTTTTGAGCGTGCGCGCGCCTTCGTGAAGGCTGGCGATGAGGCGCAGGTCATAGCCGGCCCCGGGCGTCGCGCTTGCGCGCATGAACGCGGTCGCATTTTGCACGGGCTGGATTTCGGGCAGCCAGGGGTTGCCGCATTGCTTGGCGGCTTCGAGTGCGGCGACGCGCCACTTGTCCGTTTTTTTATCCTCACGCTTGGAGTCAAAGTGCACTTGGGTGCGCTCGCTTTCGAGCGGCACGATGCGCGCGGCGCCGATTTCGGTGGCCTTGCGCACGATGGCGTCCATCGACGGCCCCTTGGGCAGCGCTTGCGCGAGTGTGATGCGAAAGGGAAACGCGGCGGCCTGGCGCGAGGAAAGGACTTTGAGCACGGCGGCGTTTTTGGAATCGCGCGCGAGTTCGCAGGTCCATTCGCGTCCGTGACCGTCGAATGCGATCACGGGATCGCCGCGGCGGGCGCGATTGACCGCGAC
This genomic interval carries:
- a CDS encoding RsmE family RNA methyltransferase produces the protein MPDFRSYCPSPADAANATELLLSAEESHHLVAVNRARRGDPVIAFDGHGREWTCELARDSKNAAVLKVLSSRQAAAFPFRITLAQALPKGPSMDAIVRKATEIGAARIVPLESERTQVHFDSKREDKKTDKWRVAALEAAKQCGNPWLPEIQPVQNATAFMRASATPGAGYDLRLIASLHEGARTLKTILADFRAAHENNAPRNVLWLIGPEGDFSPAEMDAARGAAIEPVTLGPLVLRCETAAVYALSILSYELQNM